CAGTCATTGCAGAATATCGCCCTGCAGAACGGATGGCATCAGTTCATCTCCATGCAGAATTTACACAACCTCATTCACCGTGAAGAAGAACGTGAGATGATCCCGTACTGTCTTGACACTGGTGTCGGCCTCATTCCTTGGTCACCTTTGGCACGAGGTGTTCTAGCAAGGCCGTGGGACTCTCGATCCACCATCCGCGAGACTACTGATATGAGTCTCAAAAGTATCATCCGGGATCGGGAGTCTTTAGCCGATAAATCCATTATTGATCGAGTAGAGGAGGTCGCGCGCCGGAGAGGAATCACCATGTCACAAGTAGCAATTGCCTGGTCTTTGAGTCATCGCACAGAAAATCCCATCCTCGGCTTGAACAGTAAAGACCGCATTGACGAAGCTGTGGCTGCGATCGGTGTCCGACTAACAGAGGACGAGAAGCGGTACTTGGAGGAGTTATACATACCCAAGAGCATTCATCCGTCAGAGAGATGAACTGGAGGTTTCATTTATTATTGCGGCCTGTGGTTGGAGGAAGTCCTGACTAAAGGCCCTATGCGAGTGTCCCGAGGTCCTTGACCACTTATGGCGTTATATAAACTGCTATGACTAGAGACTTTTGCCAGCTTACCAGTTAGATTTCTTTTGCCCTCAATTGATCAGTCATATcgtgttcttctttgcctctGTATTAGCGGCATCGCTTGGAATTTCCGTCAATGTCAATTCTTCCAATCTTCGTGAGGTCTACCAGTTCCCAAATGGCACTTGGGTGGAGAATATTGCCCTAAGGTCTAATGGCAACCTGTTAGTAACATTGGTGAACATTCCAGAAGTCTGGGAGGTGTTTCCATCTGCGCAGCCTGGAGCCAGTGGGGCCCGTCTTGTTCACCATTTCACTAACGAAGGAATGTCCACGAGCATTACTGAGCACTCACCAGATATGTTTGCCCTAATTACCACGAATACCGTTTGGAAGATGGATCTGAATGCGGGCAGAGAAGCAAGCCAGGTCCGAGTAGCAACTCTGCCGGCCGGAAATCTCAACGGTATGGCGACACTGGACCAAGAGCTTGGTAGGGTGGCAATCTCCGACTCCGAATTTGGGCTGGTATGGGTCGTGATATACATACTGGAAAGGTCACGGTCATCCTCCGGGACGAAACCACATGGCGAATACGAAGGAAGGCCCATCGCTTCTATCTAATCTACGGATCCCCGGCCTCCTTGTTTAGACCCTGACCCGCTATTACCAATACGCTCTGCCCCGATAATGTTAATTATGTGGGGACCAAGCCGCTGCTACCCTTCAGTTGTATCAAGAATAAGATGTTTAGACGACATACTAGTGTGGGGTCCCTCATCCAACTGTAAACGCGAACCAGTCCGGCATCGGTACCGAGGCGAGAACTTATTCGTGGGGCTCACCACAGCCAAGAAATAAGCAGGTTGCATTAGCGTGTATCTACCATCCAATGAGACCTCTCATAACTTTAACCTTATGTCTCAGATAGCTCTGTTTTATTGCGCAGCGGAACGAAGTGGAGCTAGCGATATATGGACGGGTTTTCACCTTCTTGATTCGGATTGGCTGGATGGTTTGTCCATCAATCTGGCTTTTCATTGATTCTCAATTCACCCGGAACATTATTGACTACTAGTCCGCTTACTAATTTAGATAGCGGAAATTGGTGGCCATGTGACTATCTTGCTGCGGACATCTTTGGCAGGTCCTTGAGCTGACAATAACTAGTAGTAAGTGCGATGTACCTGGAGATTGTGGGGTAGCCCAGTTATCCCCGCAGGCTAGTTGCCCAATAAGCGAAGCCAGCCATTTAAACCAGCAGGCATTAGTATAATCTTCGAGAAGGTGGGTTATTGTAGCAATTTGGACAAGATATATCCAGCGGTGATGGGATGGATAGCCAGAAATATCCCTCCATAACCGCGTAAGGGACGACTGGATGTCCGTCTGCCAGTGCTGAAGAATGAACCAGCTAGTCATGTGTTATGTAATGAGCGCCCTTTCTGTAATACCAGTAGCCTAGAGTCCCATGTCCCACTTTGGCCTGAGATAGCTCGTCGTTTGTATCCCAAAACCATTATTACAAAAATTCTCCCCACGAGGCGTATCTGTACCACTGGTTTTGGCTTGTGGGTACTGTCCGAAAAGTGAATCTCAGCAATCGACTAGACTAATTATGCTTCCACTAATCTCCATGCCAAGTACGGTATACGAAGTGTTTTTTGGAACCCTCTGAAGCCACAGTGCGTGTGCTGGGTAGAAGCAGAAATATAAAGAGTGCTCTCTGTCTCAATGTCGAGAGCATACTTTCCAATTGATTGTTATTCATGTCAAAATGGTGCAATTAAAATCCTCCCTCTTGCTTCTTAATGTAGCAATCGCACGCTCCGCCCTCGTCTGGGACGACACTTACTTCTATGGCCAGAGTCCCCCAGTGTATCCCACGCCCAATATGTCCGGGGCTGGGAGCTGGGGACATGCATTATCCAAGGCCCAACACCTGGTGTCCCAGATGTctttggaagagaaggtcaGTCTCACCGGAGGATCTAAGGACAGCAGGAATGGCTGCGGGGGAAATATCCCCGCTATTGATCGCCTAGGGTTTCCGGGAATGTGTCTCCAAGACGGTCCCAATGGGATCAAAGGTGTGGAGCTTGTTAATGGTTATCCATCCGGTATCCACGTTGGTGCTAGGTATGATACTTGCTGGCGAACAACACCTGGGATTATTTGCTGACAGCCCATATCAGCTGGAACAAAAGCCTCGCTTATAAGCAAGCAAAGGCTATTGGAGGCGAATTTAGGCGGAAAGGCGCCACTATTGCCCTTGGTCCACCGGTTGTCGGTCCTCTTGGACGAATTGCGCTTGGGGGGCGTAATTGGGAAGGCTACACCAATGATCCATATCTTAGCGGTATTCTGGCAGCCGAAGCGGTTCGGGGTGTACAGGATAATGGTGTCATCTCATGTGCGAAGGTAAGGGAGCCACTCCACCACCTCTCTATCACTTATAAAATCAGTGTGAGTAACTTGTTGTAGCATTTCGTGGGCAACGAGCAAGAATTGCACAGGAACCCACGACCAGGAGGACCAGGGAACAGGACCGTTGAGGCCTCTTCCAGTAACATGGATGACAAAACCATGCACGAGCTTTATATGTGGCCGTTTGCTGACGTTGTTCACGCTGGCGTTGCAAGTGTTAGTAAGTTATAGTATTTCACTGCCCGTTTTCGCACTCTGCCTGCACATTGTTTTCTAATCATGTCCACCTATATGTAGTGTGTGCCTATCAGCGACTCAACAATAGCTATTCCTGCCATAACAGCAAAGCCCTCAATGGTCTTTTAAAAACAGAGCTTGATTTCCAGGGGTTTGTAATGAGTGACTGGGGTGCCCAGCATACCGGTATTGCAAGTGCATTGGCCGGCCTGGATATGGTCATGCCTTCTGGGAACAAATACTGGGGCGCCAAACTTATC
This window of the Aspergillus flavus chromosome 8, complete sequence genome carries:
- a CDS encoding putative norsolorinic acid reductase, with translation MSYGSSEWQSWVLNEKDALPLLKHAYDKGINTWDTADIYSHGRSEEIIGKFLRQERIPRDRVVIMTKCYFGVDDQGRQPPNRATIHNDGQEWVNRVGLSRKHIFDAVEASVRRLGTYIDVLQIHRLDRDTPRKEIMKALNDVVESGKVRYIGASSMAAWEFQSLQNIALQNGWHQFISMQNLHNLIHREEEREMIPYCLDTGVGLIPWSPLARGVLARPWDSRSTIRETTDMSLKSIIRDRESLADKSIIDRVEEVARRRGITMSQVAIAWSLSHRTENPILGLNSKDRIDEAVAAIGVRLTEDEKRHIVFFFASVLAASLGISVNVNSSNLREVYQFPNGTWVENIALRSNGNLLVTLVNIPEVWEVFPSAQPGASGARLVHHFTNEGMSTSITEHSPDMFALITTNTVWKMDLNAGREASQVRVATLPAGNLNGMATLDQELGRVAISDSEFGLVWVVIYILERSRSSSGTKPHGEYEGRPIASI